A single region of the Alteriqipengyuania flavescens genome encodes:
- a CDS encoding MlaD family protein — translation METRANHLWVGAVTLALLAALAAAIIVLAGLGKDDQQRYDIFFKTSVDGLANGSQVSFSGVPVGQVEEIELWPQDPEFVRVRIRVKDNVPILQGTTATVLGSFTGVSTIQLDGARKDAPPITEPGPEGVPVIPYKPGGFGELLANAPLLLERVATLTERLTMLLSDENQASIAGILNNTQRLTDQIADQAPEITETLNALQRATDQGTQTLAEAEGLLRSATVSVDGVSAEAPAIAASLRQTLQAAEGATRELEATLASVQPAAARVNNETLPAAEATLRDLQRTSQSLRAIVERLEGEGATSLIGSEKLPDYKP, via the coding sequence ATGGAAACTCGCGCAAACCATCTGTGGGTCGGTGCCGTCACGCTCGCCCTGCTGGCGGCACTGGCGGCGGCGATCATCGTCCTCGCCGGGCTCGGCAAGGACGACCAGCAGCGTTACGACATCTTCTTCAAGACCAGCGTCGACGGGCTCGCCAACGGCAGCCAGGTCAGCTTTTCCGGCGTGCCCGTGGGCCAGGTCGAGGAAATCGAATTGTGGCCGCAGGACCCCGAATTCGTGCGCGTGCGGATCCGGGTGAAGGACAACGTGCCGATCCTGCAAGGTACCACCGCGACCGTGCTGGGCAGCTTCACCGGCGTATCCACCATCCAGCTCGACGGGGCGCGCAAGGATGCGCCGCCGATTACCGAACCGGGGCCGGAAGGTGTGCCGGTCATCCCGTACAAGCCCGGCGGCTTCGGCGAATTGCTGGCGAACGCGCCGCTGCTGCTCGAACGGGTGGCCACGCTGACGGAGCGGCTGACGATGCTGCTGTCGGACGAGAACCAGGCCTCGATCGCCGGCATCCTCAACAACACGCAGCGCCTGACCGACCAGATCGCCGACCAGGCGCCCGAAATCACCGAGACGCTGAACGCCCTGCAGCGGGCCACCGACCAGGGCACGCAGACGCTGGCAGAGGCCGAAGGCCTGCTCCGCAGCGCGACCGTCTCCGTCGATGGCGTCAGCGCAGAAGCGCCCGCTATCGCTGCCAGCCTGCGCCAGACGCTGCAGGCAGCGGAAGGCGCCACGCGCGAACTGGAAGCGACGCTTGCCTCCGTGCAGCCAGCCGCCGCGCGGGTGAACAACGAAACGCTGCCCGCTGCCGAAGCCACGCTGCGCGACCTGCAGCGCACCAGCCAGTCGCTGCGCGCGATCGTCGAACGGCTGGAGGGCGAAGGTGCGACCAGCCTGATCGGGAGCGAGAAGCTGCCGGATTACAAGCCATGA
- a CDS encoding HAD-IA family hydrolase: MSGRLAIFDCDGTLVDGQAVVCEAMEQAFARIGAPPPPRSAIRRIVGLSLPQAVRHLMPDGQDAERAEVVEAYKENFRAARTEGRLDEPLFDGIEALLRRLHADGWALAVATGKSDRGLVSCLTAHGIIDLFSSLQTADRHPSKPDPAMLAEAMFDSATPPADTVMIGDTTYDIAAAANAGVRAIGVEWGYHEADELLGAGAIGVARDMEELEAMIRG, encoded by the coding sequence GTGAGCGGCCGCCTCGCCATTTTCGATTGCGACGGCACGCTCGTCGACGGGCAGGCGGTCGTGTGCGAGGCGATGGAGCAGGCCTTCGCCCGGATCGGCGCCCCGCCCCCGCCGCGCAGCGCCATCCGCCGCATCGTCGGCCTCAGCCTGCCACAGGCAGTCCGCCACCTGATGCCGGATGGCCAGGATGCGGAACGGGCCGAAGTGGTGGAAGCCTACAAGGAAAATTTCCGCGCCGCGCGCACCGAAGGCCGCCTGGACGAACCGCTGTTCGACGGGATCGAGGCGCTGCTCCGCCGCCTGCATGCGGATGGCTGGGCGCTGGCTGTCGCGACCGGCAAGTCCGACCGCGGGCTGGTCAGCTGCCTGACTGCGCACGGCATTATCGACCTGTTCTCCTCCCTGCAGACGGCCGACCGCCATCCGTCGAAACCCGATCCCGCGATGCTGGCCGAAGCGATGTTCGATTCGGCCACCCCGCCTGCCGACACGGTGATGATCGGCGATACGACGTACGATATCGCCGCCGCCGCCAACGCGGGCGTGCGCGCCATCGGGGTCGAGTGGGGTTATCACGAGGCGGACGAATTGCTGGGCGCCGGCGCCATCGGCGTGGCGCGCGATATGGAGGAACTGGAGGCGATGATCCGTGGCTGA
- a CDS encoding ATP12 family chaperone protein: MKRFWKETTVEQVDGGWQVALDGRRIRTQGGAPQIVPTHALAQALADEWRAQGDKVDPAAFPLRDMADYAIDHVARDRAAVTDKLLQFLETDTLCYRADPDEPLWRKQADVWEPLLSAFEAREGVRLERVSGVGYRAHPEETKTALAESLAKRDAFTLAGLQTLASLAASLCVALEASEGGDTQSLFAAANLEEDWQAEQWGWDPAARERRDGREAQFAAAARFIELSRKG; the protein is encoded by the coding sequence ATGAAGCGTTTCTGGAAGGAAACCACGGTCGAGCAGGTCGACGGCGGCTGGCAGGTGGCGCTCGACGGGCGGCGCATTCGCACGCAAGGCGGCGCGCCGCAGATCGTGCCGACCCATGCGCTGGCGCAGGCGCTGGCCGACGAATGGCGGGCGCAGGGAGACAAGGTCGACCCCGCCGCCTTCCCGCTGCGCGACATGGCGGACTATGCCATCGACCATGTCGCGCGCGACCGCGCCGCCGTGACGGACAAGCTACTGCAGTTCCTCGAAACCGACACGCTCTGCTACCGCGCCGACCCGGACGAGCCGTTGTGGCGCAAGCAGGCAGACGTTTGGGAGCCGTTGCTATCCGCCTTCGAAGCGCGCGAAGGCGTGCGGCTGGAGAGGGTCAGCGGCGTCGGCTACCGCGCGCACCCGGAAGAGACGAAGACCGCACTGGCCGAGAGCCTGGCGAAACGCGACGCATTCACGCTGGCCGGGCTGCAGACCCTGGCCTCGCTCGCCGCGTCGCTTTGCGTCGCGCTGGAAGCCAGCGAGGGCGGGGATACGCAAAGCCTGTTCGCCGCAGCCAATCTCGAAGAAGACTGGCAGGCGGAGCAATGGGGCTGGGACCCGGCCGCGCGCGAACGGCGTGACGGGCGCGAGGCGCAATTCGCGGCCGCCGCGCGGTTTATCGAATTGAGCAGGAAGGGCTAG
- a CDS encoding ABC transporter permease, which yields MSDGALFRQDDDGTLVLEGNWLVSTVGEVDQSVRALDGEVRRVDLSGVEEIDTVGAYLAWSVADRHDASIEGADERATRLIEAVQSDEGEEIDVRAERAPVMQRVMGETGDKVINFGYGTRDMVAFFGAAISALGAVIRHPSRFRSKALVRQMELIGVSALGIVGLMSFLIGIVVAQQGAVQLRQFGAEIYTINLTGRLCLRELGVLMTAIMVAGRSGSAFAAQIGTMQLTEEVDAMRTIGIAPMEALVVPRILAIVFMMPLLGFYASAMAIIGGAFVSALTLGIPFATFLSRVLEVVPSYDLWVGLIKAPLFGLIIALTGCYQGMQVKGDSEQVGLRTTTAVVQGIFAVIVLDAFFAVFFSEVGWA from the coding sequence ATGAGCGACGGGGCACTTTTCCGGCAGGACGACGACGGCACGCTTGTGCTGGAAGGCAACTGGCTGGTCAGCACGGTGGGCGAGGTGGACCAGTCGGTCCGCGCGCTCGACGGCGAGGTGCGCCGCGTGGACCTGTCGGGCGTGGAGGAGATCGACACCGTCGGCGCCTATCTCGCCTGGTCCGTGGCCGATCGGCACGATGCATCGATCGAAGGCGCGGACGAACGCGCCACCCGCCTGATCGAAGCGGTGCAGAGCGACGAGGGCGAGGAGATCGATGTACGCGCCGAGCGCGCGCCGGTCATGCAGCGCGTGATGGGCGAAACCGGCGACAAGGTGATCAATTTCGGCTACGGCACGCGCGACATGGTCGCCTTCTTCGGTGCGGCGATATCCGCATTGGGCGCCGTGATCCGCCACCCCAGCCGTTTCCGCAGCAAGGCGCTGGTTCGCCAGATGGAACTGATCGGCGTTTCCGCGCTCGGAATCGTCGGGTTGATGAGCTTCCTGATCGGCATCGTCGTGGCGCAGCAGGGCGCGGTGCAGCTGCGCCAGTTCGGCGCGGAAATCTACACCATCAACCTCACCGGCAGGTTGTGCCTGCGCGAACTGGGCGTGCTGATGACCGCGATCATGGTCGCGGGCCGGTCCGGCAGCGCCTTTGCCGCGCAGATCGGCACGATGCAGCTGACTGAGGAAGTGGACGCGATGCGCACGATCGGCATAGCGCCGATGGAAGCGCTGGTGGTGCCGCGCATCCTTGCCATCGTGTTCATGATGCCGCTGCTCGGTTTTTACGCCAGCGCGATGGCGATCATCGGCGGCGCATTCGTGTCCGCGCTGACGCTGGGCATCCCCTTCGCCACTTTCCTTTCGCGCGTGCTGGAAGTGGTCCCGAGCTACGACCTGTGGGTCGGCCTCATCAAGGCGCCGCTGTTCGGCCTCATCATCGCGCTCACCGGCTGCTACCAGGGCATGCAGGTGAAAGGCGATTCCGAACAGGTCGGCCTGCGCACCACCACCGCCGTGGTGCAGGGCATCTTCGCCGTCATCGTGCTCGACGCGTTCTTCGCGGTCTTCTTCAGCGAAGTGGGCTGGGCATGA
- a CDS encoding ABC-type transport auxiliary lipoprotein family protein, producing the protein MTTTGNKTMKSIRMLVALPVIAALSACISFGDDPPESLFDLTPQVMRPAGSGSSGLIEQAIGVSEVDAPKKLAVQRVPVQIDAANVAYLQDALWVERPTRLFTTLLAETLRARTDRLVVDTGNAQVLPDTKLTGTLREMGYDVATSSVIVRFDAMLTTGENVVRTRRFESRISGVAPQAAAVGPALNQAANEVAIGVADWAGGA; encoded by the coding sequence ATGACCACGACCGGGAACAAGACCATGAAATCGATCCGCATGCTGGTTGCCTTGCCGGTCATCGCAGCGCTTTCCGCCTGCATCAGCTTCGGCGACGATCCGCCCGAAAGCCTCTTCGACCTCACCCCGCAAGTCATGCGCCCGGCAGGTTCGGGCAGCAGCGGCCTGATCGAACAGGCCATCGGCGTGAGCGAAGTCGACGCGCCCAAGAAGCTCGCCGTACAGCGCGTACCGGTGCAGATCGATGCGGCGAACGTCGCCTATCTGCAAGACGCGCTGTGGGTGGAACGCCCGACGCGCCTGTTCACCACGCTGCTTGCCGAAACGCTGCGCGCGCGGACCGACCGGCTGGTGGTCGACACCGGCAATGCGCAGGTCCTGCCCGACACCAAGCTGACCGGCACCTTGCGCGAAATGGGGTACGATGTGGCCACCAGCTCCGTCATCGTGCGGTTCGACGCGATGCTGACGACGGGCGAAAACGTGGTCCGCACCCGCCGCTTTGAAAGCCGTATCTCAGGCGTCGCGCCGCAGGCCGCAGCGGTCGGCCCGGCGCTCAACCAGGCGGCCAACGAAGTGGCGATTGGCGTGGCCGACTGGGCCGGCGGTGCCTAG
- a CDS encoding valine--tRNA ligase, whose product MTSETNTASGNTLATTFDPAEIEARWYAHWEENGLFRPERPDAEAFTLVNPPPNVTGSLHIGHALDNTLQDIIVRYERLRGKDALWVVGMDHAGIATQMVVERQMEAAQDKRTNYSREEFVGKVWDWKAESGGQITKQLRRLGCSMDWSREQFTMDEHFSRAVLKTFVDLYNDGLIYRDKRLVNWDPKLKTAISDLEVETQDVAGHFWHFKYPLEDGVTLANGQDYIEVATTRPETMLADMAVAVHPTDERYASVVGKHVVLPLTGRRVPIVADEHADPELGSGAVKITPGHDFNDFEVGKRAGFQPADMLNMLDAEANVCQTADGLVPDEFIGLHRFRNIHLAGESKGARELVVQRMKEQGYLIPHIAKTKKGEEQELDAEPRTIATPFGDRGGVVIEPWLTDQWYVDAAKLAVKPIEAVKTGAVEIVPKSWEKTFFNWMENIQPWCVSRQLWWGHRIPAWYDGDGNVFVAETEDEAQALAGSGVELTRDDDVLDTWFSSALWPFATLGWPDESLPFPEGKGSGDGSPADAGVGQDRQASNPHPPTPSPQGSGSLLAKHYPNDLLVSGFDILFFWDARMMMMGRYLTGQDPWPRLYLHGLVRAADGSKMSKSKGNVVDPLGLIDTYGADALRFFMAAMESQGRDIKMDDKRVEGYRNFATKLWNATRFCQSNGIGASETIAAPEAKLAANQWIIGEVAKTIEVLEAAMADLRFDAAANTIYHFTWDRFCDWYLELIKPVFADGASEAAAAETRAVAGWALDQILVMLHPFMPFITEELWSKQGDRANYPLITAKWPQPQASVNSRAVAAIDWVITLTTATRGARNELGISPGEKLAAFIASPSPVAAGVIERSSAAIERLARLTPVTVGDAPAGPAMQVIAGDDVVIVPLEGVIDIDAERSRLSKAREASAKEAKSLEGRLGNANFVERAKPEAVEKARADLAHHTAEVERFDAALSRLG is encoded by the coding sequence ATGACGAGCGAAACGAATACCGCATCCGGCAACACCCTCGCCACGACCTTCGATCCGGCGGAGATCGAGGCTCGCTGGTATGCGCACTGGGAGGAAAACGGCCTATTCCGGCCGGAACGGCCCGATGCGGAAGCCTTCACGCTGGTGAACCCCCCGCCGAACGTGACGGGCAGCCTGCACATCGGCCACGCGCTCGACAACACGCTGCAGGACATCATCGTGCGGTACGAGCGGCTGCGCGGCAAGGACGCGCTATGGGTCGTCGGCATGGACCACGCCGGCATTGCCACGCAGATGGTGGTCGAACGCCAGATGGAAGCCGCGCAGGACAAGCGGACGAACTACAGCCGCGAGGAATTCGTCGGCAAGGTCTGGGACTGGAAGGCCGAAAGCGGCGGCCAGATCACGAAGCAATTGCGCCGCCTCGGCTGTTCGATGGACTGGAGCCGCGAGCAGTTCACGATGGACGAGCATTTCAGCCGTGCCGTGCTGAAGACCTTCGTCGACCTGTATAACGATGGCCTCATCTACCGCGACAAGCGGCTGGTGAACTGGGACCCCAAGCTGAAGACCGCGATCAGCGACCTGGAGGTCGAGACGCAGGACGTCGCAGGGCATTTCTGGCACTTCAAGTACCCGCTCGAAGACGGCGTGACGCTGGCGAACGGGCAGGACTACATCGAGGTTGCCACCACCCGCCCAGAGACGATGCTGGCCGACATGGCCGTGGCCGTCCACCCGACCGACGAACGCTATGCCAGCGTCGTCGGCAAGCACGTGGTCCTGCCGCTGACCGGCCGCCGCGTACCCATCGTGGCGGACGAGCATGCCGACCCCGAACTCGGCAGCGGCGCGGTGAAAATCACGCCGGGGCACGATTTCAACGACTTCGAGGTCGGCAAGCGTGCGGGCTTCCAGCCGGCCGACATGCTCAACATGCTCGATGCCGAAGCGAACGTCTGCCAGACGGCGGACGGCCTGGTGCCGGACGAATTCATCGGCCTCCACCGCTTCCGCAACATCCACCTTGCGGGCGAAAGCAAGGGCGCGCGCGAGCTCGTGGTCCAGCGGATGAAGGAACAGGGCTACCTGATCCCGCACATCGCGAAGACGAAGAAGGGCGAGGAGCAGGAGCTCGACGCCGAACCGCGCACCATCGCCACCCCCTTCGGCGACCGCGGCGGCGTGGTCATCGAACCGTGGCTGACCGACCAGTGGTATGTCGATGCGGCGAAGCTGGCGGTCAAACCGATCGAAGCGGTGAAGACCGGCGCGGTCGAGATCGTCCCGAAAAGCTGGGAGAAGACCTTCTTCAACTGGATGGAGAACATCCAGCCGTGGTGCGTCAGCCGCCAGCTATGGTGGGGACACCGGATCCCGGCGTGGTACGATGGTGACGGCAACGTGTTCGTCGCCGAAACGGAAGATGAAGCGCAGGCGCTCGCCGGGTCAGGCGTGGAATTGACGCGCGACGACGATGTCCTCGACACGTGGTTCTCCTCCGCCCTGTGGCCTTTCGCCACGCTGGGCTGGCCGGACGAATCACTCCCCTTCCCTGAAGGGAAGGGGTCGGGGGATGGGTCTCCGGCGGATGCAGGGGTAGGCCAAGACCGGCAAGCGTCGAACCCCCACCCCCCAACCCCCTCCCCGCAGGGGAGTGGGAGTTTGCTCGCCAAGCACTACCCCAACGACCTGCTGGTTTCCGGCTTCGACATCCTGTTCTTCTGGGATGCGCGGATGATGATGATGGGGCGCTACCTGACCGGGCAGGACCCGTGGCCGCGCCTCTACCTGCACGGGCTGGTGCGCGCCGCCGACGGGTCCAAGATGTCGAAGTCGAAAGGCAACGTGGTCGATCCGCTCGGCCTGATCGACACCTACGGCGCCGATGCGCTGCGTTTCTTCATGGCGGCGATGGAAAGCCAGGGCCGCGACATCAAGATGGATGACAAGCGGGTGGAGGGGTATCGCAACTTCGCCACCAAGCTGTGGAACGCGACGCGTTTCTGCCAGTCGAACGGCATCGGCGCGAGCGAGACAATCGCTGCGCCTGAAGCGAAGCTGGCCGCCAACCAGTGGATCATCGGCGAGGTCGCAAAGACGATCGAGGTGCTCGAAGCGGCTATGGCCGACCTGCGGTTCGATGCGGCGGCCAACACGATCTACCACTTCACGTGGGACCGGTTCTGCGACTGGTATCTGGAGCTTATCAAGCCGGTCTTCGCGGACGGCGCGAGCGAGGCAGCGGCCGCGGAAACGAGGGCCGTCGCCGGCTGGGCGCTCGACCAGATCCTCGTCATGCTGCACCCCTTCATGCCCTTCATCACCGAAGAGCTGTGGTCCAAGCAGGGGGACAGGGCGAACTATCCGCTCATCACCGCCAAGTGGCCGCAGCCGCAGGCATCGGTGAACTCGCGGGCGGTCGCGGCGATCGACTGGGTCATCACCCTGACCACGGCGACCCGCGGTGCGCGCAACGAGCTGGGCATTTCGCCGGGCGAGAAGCTGGCGGCCTTCATCGCCAGCCCCTCCCCGGTCGCAGCCGGCGTGATCGAGCGCAGCAGCGCCGCGATCGAGCGGCTGGCGCGGCTCACCCCCGTTACCGTGGGCGATGCGCCGGCCGGGCCCGCAATGCAGGTCATCGCAGGCGACGATGTCGTCATCGTGCCGCTGGAAGGCGTGATCGATATCGATGCGGAACGCAGCCGCCTGTCGAAAGCGCGGGAAGCCTCCGCCAAGGAAGCGAAATCGCTCGAAGGCCGGCTCGGCAACGCGAACTTCGTCGAACGCGCCAAGCCGGAAGCCGTCGAAAAGGCGCGCGCCGACCTCGCCCACCACACCGCCGAGGTCGAACGGTTCGACGCGGCGCTCTCGCGGCTGGGATAA
- a CDS encoding FMN-binding negative transcriptional regulator has protein sequence MHPNPAFRRDERALHEALIDQVGFGTVFLTTPDGPRVAHTPLVSTGDGAVQFHLARANALTRHLPGATALAVVNGPDAYVSSRWYDDPNKVPTWNYVAIELEGPVRQMEEEGLLGLLETLSSRHEGRIATGGKPWTMDKLTPQAMRAPLRGIVGFEMEVMAWRETVKLSQNQPADERERVAAALEAEGSLGVAELMRTLP, from the coding sequence ATGCATCCCAATCCCGCCTTCCGGCGCGACGAACGCGCATTGCACGAGGCGCTGATCGACCAGGTCGGCTTCGGCACGGTTTTCCTGACCACGCCCGACGGACCGCGCGTCGCCCACACCCCGCTCGTGTCGACGGGAGACGGCGCGGTGCAATTCCACCTCGCCCGCGCCAACGCCCTGACCCGCCACTTGCCGGGCGCGACCGCGCTGGCCGTGGTCAACGGGCCGGACGCCTATGTCTCCAGCCGCTGGTACGACGATCCGAACAAGGTGCCGACGTGGAACTACGTCGCGATCGAGCTGGAAGGGCCGGTGCGGCAGATGGAGGAAGAAGGGCTGCTCGGCCTGCTCGAAACCCTGTCTTCGCGGCATGAAGGTCGCATCGCTACCGGCGGCAAGCCGTGGACGATGGACAAGCTGACCCCGCAGGCGATGCGCGCTCCGCTGCGAGGCATCGTGGGCTTCGAGATGGAAGTCATGGCCTGGCGCGAGACGGTCAAGCTGTCGCAGAACCAGCCGGCGGACGAGCGCGAACGGGTCGCTGCCGCGCTGGAAGCCGAAGGCTCGCTCGGCGTTGCCGAACTGATGCGGACGCTGCCGTGA
- a CDS encoding 7-carboxy-7-deazaguanine synthase QueE, whose amino-acid sequence MKLVLAAMEPGGGPEIFAALQGEGASAGRPVAFVRLSRCNLACVWCDTPYTWHFEGDERPHESGEEWPRKPNQVTLDVADVAERILSLGQDRLVITGGEPLLQGAALAELVALLPDMTVEIETNGTTTAPPPLDIRIDQYNVSPKLAHSGNPRELALVAERLDAYATDPRAFFKFVIQREEDLDEVLALKERYRFPNERTFLMPEGTSSDMLRWRATWLEQLCLKHGLRFSDRLHIHIHGDTRGT is encoded by the coding sequence GTGAAGCTTGTCCTCGCCGCAATGGAGCCCGGTGGCGGGCCGGAGATCTTCGCCGCATTGCAGGGCGAAGGGGCGAGCGCGGGTCGGCCCGTCGCCTTCGTGCGCCTGTCGCGCTGCAACCTTGCCTGCGTGTGGTGCGACACGCCCTACACCTGGCATTTCGAAGGCGACGAACGCCCGCACGAAAGCGGGGAGGAATGGCCGCGCAAGCCCAACCAGGTCACGCTGGACGTGGCCGACGTGGCGGAGCGCATCCTTTCTTTGGGGCAGGACCGGCTCGTCATAACGGGCGGCGAACCGCTGCTCCAGGGCGCGGCGCTGGCGGAACTGGTCGCCCTGCTGCCCGACATGACCGTGGAGATCGAGACCAACGGCACCACCACCGCGCCGCCGCCGCTCGACATTCGCATCGACCAGTACAACGTCAGCCCCAAGCTCGCCCACAGCGGCAACCCGCGCGAGCTGGCGCTGGTCGCCGAGCGGCTGGACGCCTACGCTACCGATCCGCGCGCGTTCTTCAAGTTCGTGATCCAGCGCGAGGAGGACCTTGACGAGGTGCTGGCGCTGAAGGAACGCTATCGGTTCCCGAACGAACGCACGTTCCTGATGCCCGAAGGCACCAGCAGCGACATGCTGCGCTGGCGCGCCACCTGGCTGGAGCAACTTTGCCTGAAGCACGGTTTGCGCTTCAGCGACCGCCTGCACATCCATATCCACGGTGACACGCGGGGGACCTGA
- a CDS encoding ABC transporter ATP-binding protein: protein MDPKSADVLRHRHGRFRGEYPIRVRGLRNAFGEQVVHEGLDLDVKRGEIIGVVGGSGTGKSVLMRSIIGLQQPSEGDIEVFGKSMTDAEPDEEIGVRSRWGVLFQGGALFSTLTVGENVQVPLKQFYPDIEPWLMNEIARYKVRLSGLPEEAANKYPSELSGGMKKRAGLARALALDPELLFLDEPTAGLDPIGAAKFDELTRNLQQTLGLTVFLITHDLDSLYEICDRVAVLADKKVIAVGTIPELKQTGHPWIEEYFNGPRGRAALAGKTTGDADKLDAQRAGTAKADAAAMDKRPENGE from the coding sequence ATGGATCCCAAGTCCGCCGACGTCCTGCGCCACCGCCACGGGCGCTTCCGCGGCGAATACCCGATCCGCGTGCGGGGCCTGCGCAACGCCTTTGGCGAACAGGTGGTGCACGAAGGGCTCGACCTCGATGTGAAGCGGGGCGAGATCATCGGCGTTGTCGGCGGCTCGGGCACCGGCAAATCGGTTCTGATGCGCTCCATCATCGGGCTGCAGCAGCCGAGCGAAGGCGATATCGAGGTCTTCGGCAAGTCGATGACCGATGCGGAGCCGGACGAGGAAATCGGCGTGCGCAGCCGCTGGGGCGTGCTGTTCCAGGGCGGCGCTCTGTTCTCCACCCTGACGGTGGGTGAAAACGTGCAGGTGCCGCTCAAGCAGTTCTATCCCGACATCGAACCGTGGCTGATGAACGAGATCGCGCGCTACAAGGTGCGCCTGTCGGGGCTGCCGGAAGAGGCGGCGAACAAGTATCCGAGCGAACTTTCGGGCGGGATGAAGAAGCGCGCCGGCCTCGCCCGTGCGCTCGCGCTCGATCCGGAACTGCTGTTCCTCGACGAGCCGACCGCCGGCCTCGACCCGATCGGCGCGGCCAAGTTCGACGAGCTGACCCGCAACCTGCAGCAGACGCTGGGGCTTACCGTCTTCCTCATCACCCATGACCTCGATTCGCTCTACGAGATCTGCGACCGGGTGGCGGTGCTGGCGGACAAGAAGGTCATCGCGGTCGGCACGATCCCGGAGTTGAAGCAGACCGGCCATCCGTGGATCGAGGAATATTTCAACGGGCCGCGCGGACGCGCCGCTCTCGCAGGCAAGACCACCGGCGATGCCGACAAGTTGGATGCACAGCGGGCGGGGACCGCGAAAGCGGATGCCGCAGCCATGGACAAGCGTCCGGAAAACGGGGAATAG